One part of the Nitrosophilus kaiyonis genome encodes these proteins:
- the infA gene encoding translation initiation factor IF-1, translating to MAKDDVIEVDGIVKEALPNAMFRVELENGHTVLCHIAGKMRMHYIKILPGDKVKVELTPYSLDKGRIVFRYK from the coding sequence ATGGCTAAAGATGATGTAATTGAAGTTGATGGTATAGTAAAAGAGGCTTTACCAAATGCAATGTTTAGAGTAGAGCTTGAAAATGGACATACAGTATTATGTCATATTGCTGGTAAGATGAGAATGCATTATATAAAAATATTACCTGGTGATAAAGTTAAAGTTGAATTAACACCATATAGTCTTGATAAAGGTAGAATAGTATTTAGATATAAATAG
- the secY gene encoding preprotein translocase subunit SecY: MNKALINKILITLGFLFLYRVLAYIPVPGVNIDVVKEFFDSQAGNALGMFNMFSGNAVRRLSIISLGIMPYITASIIMELLAATFPSLGQMKKERDGMVKYMQIIRYATIAITLVQAIGVSIGLNSLTGKGGESAIMIDMPTFVTVAAISMLAGTMILMWIGEQITQRGIGNGISLIIFAGIVSGIPSAIAGTVNLVNTGELNFLVLIAIFAIILITVGFIIYVELGERRIPVSYSRKVMMQNQKKRVMNYIPIKVNLSGVIPPIFASAILMFPSTILQASTNPIIQKISDILNPNGYFFNILMFFFVIFFAYFYASIVFNAKDIAENLKRQGGFIPGVRPGESTAEFLNEVASRLTFWGAIYLGIISTLPWILVKGMGVPFYFGGTAVLIVVQVALDTMRKIEAQIYMSKYETLSAVGL, from the coding sequence ATGAATAAAGCTCTTATAAATAAGATACTTATCACGCTTGGTTTTCTATTTTTATATAGAGTTTTGGCTTATATACCAGTTCCAGGCGTAAATATAGATGTTGTTAAAGAGTTTTTTGATTCCCAGGCTGGAAATGCCTTGGGAATGTTTAATATGTTTAGTGGAAATGCTGTTAGAAGATTAAGTATAATCTCTTTGGGAATCATGCCTTATATTACTGCTTCAATTATTATGGAACTGCTTGCTGCAACATTTCCATCTCTTGGACAGATGAAAAAAGAGAGAGATGGAATGGTTAAATATATGCAAATAATCAGATATGCTACTATCGCTATTACTTTAGTGCAAGCTATAGGTGTATCAATTGGTTTAAATAGTCTTACAGGAAAAGGTGGTGAGAGTGCAATAATGATTGATATGCCTACATTTGTTACAGTTGCAGCAATATCAATGTTAGCTGGAACAATGATTTTAATGTGGATAGGAGAGCAAATTACCCAAAGAGGTATTGGTAATGGTATCTCATTAATTATTTTTGCAGGTATAGTATCTGGTATTCCATCTGCAATTGCTGGTACTGTAAATCTTGTTAATACAGGTGAATTAAACTTTTTAGTTCTAATAGCAATATTTGCTATTATCCTAATTACAGTAGGTTTTATTATATATGTAGAACTTGGAGAAAGAAGAATACCAGTCTCTTATTCAAGAAAAGTAATGATGCAAAATCAGAAAAAAAGAGTAATGAATTATATTCCAATTAAAGTAAATTTAAGTGGTGTTATTCCACCAATTTTTGCATCAGCAATATTAATGTTTCCATCTACAATTTTACAAGCAAGTACGAATCCAATTATTCAAAAAATATCTGATATTTTAAATCCTAATGGATATTTTTTTAATATATTGATGTTCTTTTTTGTTATATTTTTTGCATACTTTTATGCCTCTATTGTATTTAATGCAAAAGATATTGCTGAAAATCTAAAACGTCAAGGTGGATTTATTCCTGGAGTTAGACCAGGAGAAAGTACAGCAGAGTTTTTAAATGAGGTTGCAAGTAGGTTAACATTTTGGGGTGCAATTTATCTAGGTATCATCTCAACACTTCCTTGGATATTAGTAAAAGGTATGGGAGTGCCATTTTATTTTGGTGGTACAGCTGTATTGATTGTTGTGCAGGTTGCTTTAGATACAATGAGAAAAATAGAAGCTCAAATTTATATGAGCAAATATGAAACATTAAGTGCTGTAGGTCTTTAA
- the rpsQ gene encoding 30S ribosomal protein S17, with translation MAYKREIQGIVVKKSGDKTVSLLVERKVLHPRYHKIVKRFKKYLVHDEKNQVNVGDEIVAVECRPISKRKSFRLKRIVSTGVK, from the coding sequence ATGGCTTATAAAAGAGAAATTCAAGGTATTGTTGTAAAAAAGAGTGGTGATAAAACTGTATCACTACTTGTTGAAAGAAAAGTTTTACATCCAAGATACCATAAAATTGTAAAAAGATTTAAAAAATATCTTGTTCATGATGAAAAAAACCAAGTTAATGTTGGTGATGAAATTGTAGCAGTTGAATGCAGACCAATCTCTAAGAGAAAATCTTTTCGATTGAAAAGAATAGTCTCTACAGGAGTTAAGTAA
- the rplE gene encoding 50S ribosomal protein L5, with product MLELKKKYNEEVVPALKKELDIKNPMLTPKIEKIVISVGAGEASRDSKLMQNIQDTISLIAGQHAVVTKAKKSEAGFKIREGMPVGVKVTLRGDRMWNFLEKLIYIALPRVKDFRGLPRNGFDGRGNYNFGLDEQLMFPEVDYDNIIKTHGMNITIVTTTDNDKEAAKMLELLGFPFAKGRS from the coding sequence ATATTAGAGCTAAAGAAAAAATATAATGAAGAGGTAGTTCCAGCTCTTAAAAAAGAGCTTGATATTAAAAATCCTATGCTTACACCAAAAATTGAAAAAATTGTTATTAGTGTTGGTGCAGGTGAAGCTAGTAGAGATAGTAAGTTGATGCAAAATATTCAAGACACTATCTCTTTAATAGCTGGCCAGCATGCAGTAGTAACAAAAGCTAAAAAGAGTGAAGCTGGTTTTAAAATCCGTGAAGGTATGCCTGTTGGTGTAAAAGTAACACTAAGAGGCGATAGAATGTGGAACTTTTTGGAAAAATTAATTTATATTGCTCTTCCAAGAGTTAAAGATTTTAGAGGTCTACCAAGAAATGGTTTTGATGGAAGAGGAAACTATAACTTCGGTCTAGATGAGCAGTTGATGTTTCCAGAAGTTGATTATGATAACATTATAAAAACTCACGGTATGAATATTACAATAGTTACAACAACTGATAATGATAAAGAGGCAGCTAAAATGTTAGAGCTTCTTGGATTTCCATTTGCTAAAGGAAGGTCATAA
- the map gene encoding type I methionyl aminopeptidase, which produces MSIAIRKKSEIEALRKANIIVAKTLEFLKTKCVPGISLKELDKLGEEFIKDHGARPSFKGLYGFPASVCTSVNQVIIHGIPTDYRLKEGDIIGLDIGTELDGWYGDAAITVGVGEISKKDKELIDCAKDALYFAIDIIKPGLRFKELSYELEKFIKKRGFVPLHNFCGHGIGRKPHEEPEIPNYLEHGSPKSGPKIKNGMVFCIEPMICQKDSTPKILDDKWSVVSVDGLNGSHYEHTVAVIDGKAEILSKIE; this is translated from the coding sequence ATGTCTATAGCTATAAGAAAAAAAAGTGAAATTGAGGCTTTAAGAAAAGCCAATATAATAGTTGCTAAAACTCTTGAATTTTTGAAAACTAAATGTGTCCCTGGTATCTCTTTAAAAGAGTTGGATAAACTTGGTGAAGAGTTTATTAAAGACCATGGGGCACGCCCTTCATTTAAAGGCTTATATGGCTTTCCAGCTTCTGTTTGTACATCTGTTAATCAAGTAATTATTCATGGAATTCCTACTGATTATAGATTGAAAGAGGGAGACATAATAGGTCTGGATATTGGGACTGAATTGGATGGTTGGTATGGTGATGCTGCCATAACTGTTGGTGTCGGTGAAATAAGCAAAAAAGATAAAGAGCTTATAGATTGTGCTAAAGATGCTCTTTATTTTGCTATAGATATTATAAAACCTGGACTTAGATTTAAAGAACTAAGTTATGAACTTGAAAAATTTATTAAAAAAAGAGGTTTTGTTCCTTTACATAATTTTTGTGGTCATGGAATAGGAAGAAAACCTCATGAAGAACCTGAAATTCCAAACTATTTAGAACATGGTTCACCTAAAAGTGGACCTAAAATAAAAAACGGTATGGTTTTTTGTATTGAACCTATGATTTGTCAAAAAGATTCAACACCAAAAATATTAGATGATAAATGGTCTGTTGTAAGTGTTGATGGTTTAAATGGCTCACATTATGAGCATACCGTTGCTGTAATTGATGGAAAAGCAGAAATTTTGAGTAAGATTGAGTAA
- a CDS encoding NifU family protein, translated as MIPFSDEDLLPAVKKSIEKIRPMLALDGGDIKLLGVKNGKVFVSLGGACVGCAASGNTLKYGVERQLKIDIHPEIEVINIAPDMIDKWEEIAQQLTKEEGK; from the coding sequence ATGATACCTTTTAGTGACGAGGATCTTTTGCCTGCAGTAAAAAAATCTATTGAGAAAATAAGACCAATGTTAGCTTTAGATGGTGGCGATATAAAACTTTTAGGTGTAAAAAATGGAAAAGTATTTGTTTCACTTGGAGGAGCTTGTGTTGGTTGTGCAGCAAGTGGAAATACTTTAAAATATGGAGTAGAGAGACAATTAAAAATTGATATACATCCGGAAATAGAAGTTATAAATATTGCTCCAGATATGATTGACAAATGGGAAGAGATTGCACAGCAGTTAACAAAAGAAGAGGGAAAATGA
- the rplF gene encoding 50S ribosomal protein L6 — protein sequence MSRIGKQPVEIPAGVEVKIDGNKIVAKKGNITKEVDTRGFVNVEIKDNKVVFSPKGDDRQSRAFWGTYRALTNNMIEGLTKGFEKRLEINGVGYRAQVSGKNLELQLGFSHPIIFPIPEGIEIKVEKNIIVVKGHDKQQVGQVAAKIRGFRPPEPYKGKGVKYVDEVIIRKAGKTAKK from the coding sequence ATGAGTAGAATTGGAAAGCAGCCTGTAGAGATTCCTGCAGGAGTTGAAGTTAAGATTGATGGTAATAAAATTGTTGCTAAAAAAGGTAACATTACAAAAGAAGTAGATACAAGAGGCTTTGTTAATGTTGAGATAAAAGATAATAAAGTAGTTTTTTCTCCAAAAGGAGATGACAGACAAAGCAGAGCTTTTTGGGGAACTTACAGAGCTTTAACAAATAATATGATTGAAGGTTTGACAAAAGGTTTTGAAAAAAGATTAGAAATCAATGGTGTTGGTTATAGGGCTCAGGTAAGTGGAAAAAACCTTGAACTTCAACTTGGTTTTTCACACCCTATAATTTTCCCGATTCCTGAAGGAATTGAGATAAAAGTTGAAAAAAATATAATAGTTGTAAAAGGTCATGATAAACAGCAAGTTGGACAAGTTGCTGCAAAAATTAGAGGCTTTAGACCACCTGAACCATATAAAGGTAAAGGTGTTAAATATGTGGATGAAGTTATCATTAGAAAAGCTGGTAAAACAGCTAAGAAATAG
- the rplQ gene encoding 50S ribosomal protein L17, whose translation MRHKHGYRKLGRTSSHRKALLKNLAIALIMNGKIETTVAKAKTLRSYIEKLITKAKKGDFNAHREVFAYLQDKEATKKLINEIAPKYESRNGGYTRIIKTRIRRGDAAPMAFIELV comes from the coding sequence ATGAGACATAAACATGGTTACAGAAAACTTGGAAGAACGAGTTCACATAGAAAAGCTTTGCTAAAAAATTTAGCAATTGCTTTAATTATGAATGGAAAAATTGAAACAACAGTTGCAAAAGCAAAAACTTTAAGAAGCTATATAGAAAAACTGATAACAAAAGCTAAAAAGGGCGATTTTAATGCTCATAGAGAAGTTTTTGCTTATTTGCAGGATAAAGAAGCAACAAAAAAACTTATTAATGAGATTGCACCTAAGTATGAGTCAAGAAATGGTGGCTATACTAGAATTATAAAAACAAGAATTAGAAGAGGTGATGCTGCCCCTATGGCTTTCATAGAACTTGTATAA
- the rplN gene encoding 50S ribosomal protein L14, which produces MIQSFTRLNVADNSGAKEIMCIKVLGGSKRRYASVGDVIVASVKKALPNGKVKKGQVVKAVVVRTKKEIQRENGSLIRFDDNAAVILDNKGEPIGTRIFGPVSREVRYKNYMKIVSLAPEVL; this is translated from the coding sequence ATGATTCAGAGTTTTACAAGATTAAACGTTGCTGATAATAGCGGCGCAAAAGAGATTATGTGTATTAAAGTGTTAGGCGGAAGTAAAAGAAGATATGCTTCTGTAGGAGATGTAATAGTTGCATCTGTTAAAAAAGCTTTGCCTAATGGTAAAGTTAAAAAAGGTCAAGTTGTAAAAGCTGTTGTTGTTAGAACAAAAAAAGAGATTCAAAGAGAAAATGGATCTTTAATAAGATTTGACGATAATGCAGCAGTTATTTTAGATAACAAAGGTGAACCTATTGGAACAAGGATTTTTGGTCCTGTTAGTAGGGAAGTTAGATATAAAAATTATATGAAAATAGTTTCACTTGCACCGGAGGTGCTATAA
- a CDS encoding DNA-directed RNA polymerase subunit alpha, whose protein sequence is MKKIKTSPYMPTEVEVFQTGKNSIRIEAYPYESGFAISVAHPLRRLLLSSSIGYAPVAIKIDGVAHEFDSVRGMLEDVAVFIINLKNIRFKIRDDSDKKEVSYEFNGPKEIYGKDLENEDIEIVTPDAFLATLNEDANLKFSLIIHKGIGYVPSEEIREGLPEGYLPLDAFFTPVKKAIYDIEKVLVEDNPNFEKIVFNIETDGQVDPLTAFKDALAVMYNQMSVFNNELNVQVSEENTNSKSSNEIKKFLDSIDTLNLSARSHNCLERAGIKYVGELVLMSEDELKNIKNLGKKSLDEIKEKLEELGYTAENLSEELLEKLKKKLENLKS, encoded by the coding sequence ATGAAAAAAATTAAAACGTCACCTTATATGCCTACAGAGGTTGAAGTTTTTCAAACTGGCAAAAATAGTATAAGAATTGAGGCTTATCCATATGAGAGTGGATTTGCTATTTCTGTTGCACATCCTCTAAGAAGATTGTTACTTAGTAGCTCTATAGGCTATGCGCCTGTTGCTATCAAAATTGATGGAGTTGCTCATGAATTTGATAGCGTTAGAGGAATGTTAGAAGATGTTGCAGTTTTTATAATCAATTTAAAAAATATAAGATTTAAAATAAGAGATGATAGTGATAAAAAAGAGGTTTCTTACGAATTTAATGGTCCAAAAGAGATCTATGGCAAAGACCTTGAAAATGAGGACATTGAGATTGTTACACCTGATGCTTTTTTAGCAACTCTAAATGAAGATGCGAATCTAAAATTCTCTTTAATTATCCATAAAGGAATAGGTTATGTGCCAAGTGAAGAGATAAGAGAAGGTTTGCCAGAAGGCTATCTTCCACTTGACGCATTTTTTACACCTGTTAAAAAAGCCATTTATGATATAGAAAAAGTTTTGGTAGAAGATAATCCAAATTTTGAAAAGATTGTTTTTAATATTGAAACTGATGGACAAGTTGATCCACTTACTGCATTTAAAGATGCATTAGCCGTTATGTATAACCAAATGTCTGTTTTTAATAATGAGCTTAATGTTCAAGTAAGTGAAGAAAATACAAACAGTAAAAGTTCTAATGAGATAAAAAAATTTTTAGATTCAATTGATACTTTGAATTTGAGTGCAAGAAGTCATAACTGTCTTGAAAGAGCAGGGATAAAATATGTTGGCGAGCTTGTTTTAATGAGTGAAGATGAACTTAAAAATATAAAAAATCTAGGAAAAAAATCTTTAGATGAAATTAAAGAAAAGCTTGAAGAATTAGGCTATACAGCTGAAAATTTAAGTGAAGAACTTTTAGAAAAATTAAAGAAAAAGCTGGAAAATTTAAAGTCTTAA
- the rpsK gene encoding 30S ribosomal protein S11, which produces MAKRRVRKKIVKKNIAKGIVYINATFNNTVVTVTDEMGNVIAWSSAGSLGFKGSKKSTPFAAQQAVEDALNKAKEHGIKEVGIKVQGPGSGRDTAVKTVGATEGIKVLFFKDITPLPHNGCRPPKRRRV; this is translated from the coding sequence ATGGCAAAAAGAAGAGTAAGAAAAAAGATAGTTAAAAAAAATATTGCAAAAGGTATAGTTTATATAAACGCAACTTTTAATAATACAGTTGTTACTGTAACTGATGAAATGGGTAATGTAATCGCATGGAGTAGTGCTGGTAGCCTTGGTTTTAAAGGCAGTAAAAAATCTACTCCATTTGCAGCTCAACAAGCAGTTGAAGATGCTCTAAATAAAGCTAAAGAGCATGGTATTAAAGAAGTTGGTATAAAAGTACAAGGGCCAGGTAGTGGTAGAGATACAGCAGTAAAAACTGTAGGTGCAACTGAAGGTATAAAAGTACTTTTCTTTAAAGATATAACACCATTACCACACAACGGATGTAGACCTCCAAAAAGAAGAAGAGTTTAA
- the rplR gene encoding 50S ribosomal protein L18: MRESIQRRKNRLRIKRKRRVRGKILGTENRPRVSVFKSNRHFYAQAIDDSKGHTLAYADGAKMGLKANREDVKKVAAVLAKQLKEKGIETIVFDRNGYLYHGVVASFADALRENGIKF; the protein is encoded by the coding sequence ATGAGAGAATCAATTCAAAGAAGAAAAAATAGACTTAGAATAAAAAGAAAAAGAAGAGTAAGAGGAAAAATCCTAGGTACAGAAAATAGACCTAGAGTTAGTGTTTTTAAATCAAATAGACACTTTTATGCTCAAGCTATTGATGATAGCAAAGGTCATACATTAGCTTATGCTGATGGTGCTAAAATGGGCTTAAAAGCCAATAGAGAAGATGTTAAAAAAGTTGCAGCAGTACTTGCTAAACAACTTAAAGAAAAAGGTATAGAAACAATCGTTTTTGATAGAAACGGATATCTTTACCATGGTGTTGTTGCATCATTTGCTGATGCATTAAGAGAAAACGGAATTAAGTTTTAA
- the rplX gene encoding 50S ribosomal protein L24 → MAKKFKIKKGDIVEIITGDDKGKTGEVLKVLPKKDAVIVAGCKIAKKAVKPTEENPQGGFINKEMPIHISNVRKVEGGKS, encoded by the coding sequence ATGGCAAAAAAATTTAAAATTAAAAAAGGTGATATCGTAGAAATCATCACTGGAGATGATAAAGGTAAAACAGGTGAAGTTTTAAAAGTTTTACCTAAAAAAGATGCAGTTATTGTTGCAGGATGCAAAATTGCTAAAAAAGCTGTTAAACCGACAGAAGAGAATCCTCAAGGAGGATTTATAAATAAAGAGATGCCTATTCATATTTCAAATGTACGTAAAGTAGAAGGTGGCAAATCATGA
- the rpsD gene encoding 30S ribosomal protein S4: MARYRGPVEKIERRLGVSLALKGERRLAGKSAIDKRPYAPGQHGQRRAKISEYGLQLREKQKAKFMYGVAEKQFRNLFKEAARMEGNTGENLIILLERRLDNVVYRMGFASTRRFARQLVNHGHVLVDGKRVDIPSYRVKPGQKIEIREKSKNNPQIQRSIELSNQTGIVPWVDVDKEKVFGIFTRLPEREEVVIPVEERLIVELYSK, from the coding sequence ATGGCAAGATATAGAGGTCCGGTTGAGAAGATTGAAAGACGTCTTGGTGTAAGCCTTGCATTAAAAGGTGAAAGAAGATTAGCTGGAAAATCGGCAATTGATAAAAGACCATATGCACCAGGACAGCATGGACAAAGAAGAGCAAAAATTAGTGAATATGGATTACAATTAAGAGAAAAACAAAAAGCTAAATTTATGTATGGTGTTGCTGAAAAGCAGTTTAGAAATCTTTTTAAAGAAGCTGCAAGAATGGAAGGCAATACCGGGGAAAATTTAATAATTTTACTTGAAAGACGTCTTGATAATGTAGTATATAGAATGGGTTTTGCTTCAACTAGAAGATTTGCAAGACAGCTTGTAAATCATGGACATGTTTTAGTAGATGGGAAAAGAGTTGATATTCCTTCATACAGAGTAAAACCAGGTCAAAAAATTGAAATAAGAGAGAAAAGCAAAAATAATCCTCAAATTCAAAGATCTATAGAACTTTCTAATCAAACTGGAATTGTTCCTTGGGTTGATGTTGATAAAGAAAAAGTTTTTGGTATATTTACAAGACTTCCAGAAAGAGAAGAGGTAGTTATACCTGTTGAAGAAAGATTAATAGTTGAGCTATACTCTAAATAA
- the rpsM gene encoding 30S ribosomal protein S13 — translation MARIAGVDLPKNKRIEYALPYVYGIGLATSRKILDATGISYDKRVYELTEDEVAKINKEIRDNYMVEGDLRRKVAMDIKALMDIGCYRGLRHRRGLPVRGQRTKTNARTRKGKKKTVGSK, via the coding sequence ATGGCTAGGATTGCTGGTGTAGATTTACCAAAAAACAAAAGAATAGAGTATGCATTACCATATGTTTATGGTATAGGTTTAGCAACTTCTAGAAAAATTCTTGATGCTACAGGTATCAGCTATGATAAAAGAGTTTATGAATTAACAGAAGATGAAGTTGCAAAAATAAACAAAGAGATAAGAGACAATTATATGGTAGAGGGAGACCTTAGAAGAAAAGTTGCTATGGATATAAAAGCACTTATGGATATAGGCTGTTATAGAGGCTTAAGACATAGACGTGGTCTTCCTGTAAGAGGACAAAGAACAAAAACTAATGCCAGAACAAGAAAAGGTAAAAAGAAAACTGTAGGTTCTAAATAA
- the rpsE gene encoding 30S ribosomal protein S5: MEKWNREEFEEVVVNIGRVTKVVKGGRRFRFSALVVVGDRKGHVGFGIGKAKEVPDAIKKAVDNAFKNITTVNIKGSTIAHDITHKYNSSKIILKPASEGTGVIAGGAARPVIELAGIKDILTKSLGSNNPSNLVRATVEALSRIKA; encoded by the coding sequence ATGGAAAAGTGGAATAGAGAAGAGTTTGAAGAAGTTGTTGTTAATATAGGAAGAGTGACAAAAGTTGTAAAGGGCGGTAGAAGATTTAGATTTAGTGCATTAGTTGTTGTTGGTGATAGAAAAGGACATGTTGGTTTTGGAATCGGTAAAGCAAAAGAGGTTCCAGACGCAATAAAAAAAGCAGTCGATAATGCATTTAAAAATATTACAACAGTTAATATTAAAGGTTCAACAATCGCCCACGATATTACACATAAATATAATTCAAGCAAAATTATATTAAAGCCAGCAAGTGAAGGTACTGGTGTTATTGCTGGTGGTGCAGCAAGACCAGTTATTGAACTTGCAGGAATAAAAGATATTTTGACTAAGTCTCTTGGATCAAACAATCCTTCAAACTTAGTAAGAGCAACAGTTGAAGCTCTTAGTAGAATTAAAGCATAG
- a CDS encoding type Z 30S ribosomal protein S14, translating to MAKKSMIAKAKRKPKFKVRAYTRCRICGRPHSVYRDFGLCRICLRKMASEGLLPGVRKASW from the coding sequence ATGGCTAAAAAAAGTATGATAGCTAAGGCTAAAAGAAAGCCTAAATTTAAAGTAAGAGCTTATACACGATGTAGAATTTGTGGTAGACCACATTCTGTTTATAGAGATTTTGGTCTTTGTAGAATTTGTTTGAGAAAAATGGCTAGCGAAGGCTTGTTGCCAGGCGTTAGAAAAGCTAGCTGGTAA
- the rpsH gene encoding 30S ribosomal protein S8: protein MINDMIADSITRIRNAGMRKQEVTKLLYSKIVESIVKILQDKGYIESYKVVEEGNKKFINVVLKYEENGKVKKHVINEIKRISKPGRRIYKGKDEIKRFKNGYGTIIVSTSKGVLPNDEAYRLGVGGEVLLSVW from the coding sequence TTGATTAATGATATGATTGCAGATTCAATAACAAGAATCAGAAATGCTGGAATGAGAAAACAAGAAGTAACAAAACTTTTATACTCTAAAATTGTTGAATCTATTGTAAAAATTTTACAAGATAAAGGCTATATAGAAAGTTATAAAGTTGTTGAAGAGGGAAACAAAAAATTTATAAATGTTGTTTTAAAATATGAAGAAAACGGAAAAGTTAAAAAACATGTAATTAATGAGATCAAAAGAATTTCTAAGCCTGGAAGAAGAATCTATAAAGGCAAAGATGAAATTAAAAGATTTAAAAACGGATATGGAACTATAATAGTAAGTACTTCAAAAGGAGTACTTCCAAATGATGAAGCCTACAGACTCGGTGTAGGTGGTGAAGTACTTCTTAGTGTATGGTAA
- the rpmJ gene encoding 50S ribosomal protein L36, translated as MKVRPSVKKMCEKCKIIKRKGVVRVICVNPKHKQRQG; from the coding sequence ATGAAAGTAAGGCCATCTGTTAAGAAGATGTGTGAAAAGTGTAAGATCATTAAACGCAAAGGCGTTGTTAGAGTAATATGTGTAAATCCAAAACATAAACAGAGACAAGGATAG
- the rplO gene encoding 50S ribosomal protein L15, protein MALHNLQPAAGSTHKIKRVGRGQGSGMGKTATRGQKGQKSRTGYKQKRGFEGGQQPLQRRLPKVGFRSHVEKPYVINVDKVKKVAQLDEITIDSIRSVHKMAKTVKKVKLIGTSVKDIVNKIKDENITYSGQK, encoded by the coding sequence ATGGCGCTTCATAATTTACAACCAGCAGCTGGAAGTACGCATAAAATAAAAAGAGTTGGACGTGGACAAGGTAGCGGTATGGGGAAAACTGCTACTAGAGGACAAAAAGGTCAAAAAAGTAGAACAGGTTATAAACAAAAAAGAGGTTTTGAAGGTGGACAACAGCCGCTTCAAAGAAGATTACCTAAAGTTGGATTTAGATCTCATGTGGAAAAACCTTATGTAATTAATGTTGACAAAGTTAAAAAAGTTGCTCAATTAGATGAGATAACAATAGATTCAATTAGAAGTGTTCATAAAATGGCTAAAACTGTTAAAAAAGTTAAATTAATAGGAACATCCGTTAAAGATATAGTTAATAAAATCAAAGATGAAAATATCACTTATAGCGGACAAAAATAA